The Brettanomyces bruxellensis chromosome 8, complete sequence genome segment GCGATGGGCAATGCCGAGGGGGAGCAGGAAATCaagaaacttgaaattttaGGGGATACCGTGGTGTGCTTGAGCACGGATGAATTTGTAACATTGAATATTTCTGATGGAAGTGcaaatgaatattttgTGGGATACGATAGCGTGTTGAACGATTTCTCAATATCAGGgggaaatatttttgccTGTGGGAAGGAAGGATTACTTTTGGAGTACTGAGttttttaaaattgaatatgGGTTGGGATCTAGCATCATAAATGAtcgaaaaatatataaaatgaTGGAGATTGTGAAGTGCAAGATAAGAAGTGAAGCAATATGAAGTAgcaaaataatgaaaaataaaatgatcGTGAATAATAAGcaagataataaaaataggCAACACAGCAATAGAACATGTAGAATACAAGCTACAATGAAATCAGTGATGATTCAAGAAACGGAAAATACtagaaatttgaaattagAACTAGAGCTGTTAAAATACATTATAATCTGATAATGTGAATCTGATACGATTGACTACAGAgttgaaatattggaaaaagTCCTGATATAATTGTTGATATAATTGTTGATATAATGTTGATATAATTGTTGATATAATGTTGATATAATGTTGATATCATTGTTGATAATTGGTGATATAATTATTGATAGGATTACTGATACAACAGTGGAATAAACATAcaaaattaagaaaatgTATGGGCATGGAATACACTTTTTTAAATAGAGTTCTTTAAATAAGATTAGCGCCAACAATCCCAAATATTGTAAAGACAACTATAGGCTAGACACAATAGTGATATGAGTATTAAAAAGGTAAAGCAGAtaaaaattgcaaaaaCACGTAATTGAAATGAGCAGCGAAAAGGCATcatcaataaaatttagGAATCATAAAAAAGGATTCCAAGTACTCAGCTGTGTTTCATAAGGATATGAAGATGGATTTTGTGACCATGATGTCTAAAGCAAGAGTTAACTAAGTGtggataaaaataattaatatgGGTAGATAATGCAGGataaagggaaaaaattcaaggGACCGGAAAggcatttttattttcatgcACCCTATTGCAGATAATAAGAACAATCAAACATGACACAGGGTCATCTACTACATAGATGATGGAAACAATACATGGGAGAAATTAAAGAATATGCAGGCGATATTAAACATGAAAagcaataaaataatttttagCGCGATTATGTTGAACAATAAGCCAAACATAAAGAGGAATTATTTAGATAAGTAGACAATACAGCCAAACACAATGTGAGATGAGACAGGAAAGACAATATAGATGTGAAGGGAGTGGGGAGGAACAAAGAAAGGGAACAACggttttcttttgaatgattacagaaataaaaatgaggAGGGGTGTAAAGGAAACAAATGGCACTAAAAAGATTCaagagaggaagaaatCAAACGCAAAGAATTAAAAGGAGAGAAGTAGGCAATATATtaaaaggaagaaagttAACGAATAGACGCCGAGGAGAGTAAGAGAATACGGTGTAAGCGAGTAAAGAATAAGCGAGtaaagaataagagaatAAAGAGCAAGGGAATAAAGAGTAAGCAAATAAGAAGTAAGCAAATAAGAAGTAAGCAAATAAGAAGTAAGCAAATAAGAAGTAAGCAAATAAGAAGTAAGCAAATAAGAAGTAAGCAAATAAGAAGTAAGCAAATAAGAAGTAAGCAAATAAGAAGTAAGCAAATAAGAAGTaagcaaataaaaagtaagcaaataaaaagtaaagagaataaagaaTCACCAAAATCAAGGCAAGTACAAATCATTTAATATCAAATAATACATTCAATTGTATTCATCAATTATTTAGACAAGCACATATCTAGTAtaacaataataaaagTGACAATATCATATCAATAACGAACGCAAGTTGGTATTTTAATATACAGATCAACTCTGGCAGAGCCACCCCAGAATAGGAAATTACGCATTCGCTAGGACGCGAGGAGGTGAGCAATGCGGAAAGTCATAGAGCAGGAAAGGAAGGTGTGCAAAGAAGGATAgggaaaagataaagatgaaggatgaaaacaaacaaacaaatagAGAgtaagaacaaaaagaggggagaaaaacaagaaagatggaaagGCAAAAACGGTTAATTAATGAATGAACTAATTAACAAACTAATTAATTAATCATTAATCAATGAATGACAATCAAAATCAATGAGTTAACTACTTAATTAACCATtaataaatcaaaatcaatcaaaatcaacaaccacaaatattatcaacaaTATCATCTACACCTGCCAATACGAGTGAAAGGCACAGGTAAACAACAAAGGGCAAAAGGAAGGCAAAGGGAGAGACGAAAAATTACGTCTCAgcaaaagaggaaaaaaatttaattttttccccctaATTGCCCTTCTGGCCCATGTTGAGCGGAGGGAGCGAAATGTTGTTGATGGGAGGAAGAGGCACCTGGCTCTGCTGAGAAGCACTTTGTTGCAGTTGCTGGAAGTCATAGCTGTGCAAATAGCCCATATTCTGGGCCTGGCCGTTTCCCTGGTTGCCCTGCTGCAGGTCCTGGCCGTTTCCCTGGTTGCCGCCCTGGTTGCCATTCTGGTTTCCACcctgctgctgctggcCATTGGAGTCAAGCTGCATGTACATCTGCTGGAGTGACTGTGGAGACGTGGcctgctgttgctgctgctggcCCGACGAGTACCGCATGGCGTTCTGCGGCTGCCCGAAGAGGCCCTGGTAGCCCGCCTGGTCGTTCACGGCACTCTGCTGCATGTTCTGCGTCAAGCTAGGCGACTTCGACACGCTGGCCGACCCCGGCGAGTAGCTGAGCGAGTTCTGGCTCGTGTTCTGCCCGGCGCCCGCCTGCTGTGCCTGCTGAACCTGCTGGACCTGCTGGGCCTGCTGCACAGCCTGGTTGCCCTGGTGCGACACGGACCCGTTGCCCATTCCCGGGTAGAGGTCCTCGGCCTTGTAAAGTTGCTGCGACGCGTTGCCATGGTGATTTTGTTGCTGCGAGGCGGCTGCGGCAACTGCGGCCTGCTGCTGCGGAAGGAGCACGACCTGCTGCAATCCCATCATGCCCTGCTGGTAGTACATAGGTGCGCCTGCACCGGAGGCCGCCTGCTGCGGCGATCCCTGCGACACCTGCTGCGGCGACTGCAACCACTGGAACTGCTGCTGCGCCTGCTGCTGCGGGTTCTGCGCAGCGCCCTGGCCCAAGTCCGCGTAGAACTGGTTGCCACCCAATGCGAACGCGAACGGCTGCTGCGACGCGTACTGGCTGTACGAGATACCCGGCGCGATGCCCTGCGCGGGTCCCGCAGCGCCGGAATTGCCTGCGCCAGGTGCACCTGCCGGCATGCCACCCGCCAGCATCCCTGCGCCAGCCAGCGCGTTGTGCTTGCCCGTAAGCAAAAGCCCGTGCGGACCCGTTGGCGCACCCCGCTTCTTCGCATTCTTTAGCATCTTAAGCTGCATCTTTGCAAGGCAGTGCGgacattttttcttgctgttTCTCTTCGGAGTGTATTTGTAGTTTGGATACTTCTCCGCgtgcctttttttctcctcctccgCCTGCTTTACCCAGTATGCCTTCTCTTCCGGCGGTAAGTTCCTCCACCTGCGGCCCAACTCCTTCGAAACCTCCGGGTTTGTCCGGATTTTGCCGCCTTCTTCCAGTAATTCCTGGTGATGCTTCTGCCGGAACAAAATAAACGCGTTTCTTGGCCGGGGGATCCGATTAGGGTCCTTCTTCCGGCACGTGCACTTCATCAAGAGCCTTGCGTTCAAGTCTGGATCATCTGTAGGGCCAGAAACAAGcctgctttttctcttgCGGCCGACGCGACCGgcctttttcttctgcgCGCCGCCCATCTGCGCGATGGCGCCGTTGTTTGGCGCTGCAGCGCCATTCTGCGCACCCAGCTGCGATGCCATGCCGCCCATCCCGGAGGCCGTGACGGGGATTGCCGCTATATACGGGTATTGGTTCATTGCCGATGATCCGGGTCCACTGTTGTTCAGGTTCATCATCCTTGTGtaatttcctttttggTTCGCCCCAGTTTCCGCTTGCGTTTGCGTTTGCGTTTGCGTTTGCGCTTGCGCTTCCACTTTTTCGCTTCGAACTTTATTCGTGCTCGTCGTTTTTGCAAACGTAAACAATCAAAAGTGTCAACAGATAGAAAATGTGCGagagagcaaaaaaaaaaagttttttttttttttttttctgtgcTGCCTGCTATCCGCTTAAACTCtgtaaatgaaaaataatagaCAATATGCCGAATACAATGTGCTCAACTCTACTGTCAATAAAAACTGATCAAAATCAACTGCAAAACTGTATCGATGCTCTCGAACTGATTGGATCggtgaagttgaagatggGTTTAGCCTAGGATGATGTGTATAGTAATAGcagaaagtaaaaatgaaaaaaaaaagatgaatgGAGTGAAACAAAACAAGAAGAGTGCTgagaaaaatacaaatgaaggacagaagaagaaaatttgtGAAAGGAGAAATATAAAGAGATAAATAGAATCGGCCAACTGAGATAATGGCGTAATTTTTCTCAAAACCTAAGAAAACAAAGCTAGGCTTTGGGTCGTGTCGAAAACCGTTGAATGAGAATGGCCAACCTAGACGCGGTTAAACAATGCCGAATAATGGGAGCCGTCCCGTCGGATATCTCGACACGtacaaagcagaaaattgatgttggcaaaaaaaatttttttgcattcgAAAACTGACCAATTGCCATTCTTCTGGCTTTTCCTAATCCGGCTTGCCCGCGTCTAATCGAATGacaaacaaacaattcacaataaaaatatcaCCACTTGtacaatatatttttcaaacgATTGGCCGATGTTGCCTTTATTCTAAGAAAaacggaagaaaaaaaaacgccGAAAATAGTTCCGTTACTTTGTTTTCCTACTTGACTTCGTTATTATTTCTTAAGCCACATATATTATCTATCTATTCAGTTCTTTTCATGCTAAATATGTCATCACTttgtattatatttttctcacTTCCCCTACATGCTTGTATGATAATACCCCTTATTCAAGGTACCAGACCCATTTCATCTTATTAACTTCTTCGATGCAACCTTGGCGCCAAGTTCGTACAATACTTTGCACCACAAATGACTGCCTCAAAAAAcaaaggcaaaaaaattgcttaTTGACGCACATATCCATCTGGTTTCATTATTTGTTGGAGcgcttttcaattttttattacaattcttcttgtttccTTCGGGAATTTGTTTGTGACTCGTACGGCAATACTAAGCAGTAGTCTGTATTGCAAACGCCATTCCAGgtattattcttttttatctcgGATTGTGTGCTTTAACTAAGGTCATATTAGCTTATCTATTGAATTGACGCATTCGATAAATCACGAATACTATAGCGAAAGAATCATCAGCGAAGAGAATTCGGCCTGGGTTACATTCCTGCTTTACGGTAAAAACTGCTTCTGTTAGATTAACCGACTATTCTACTTAAGTATGCTTTACAGCTTCCATTAGTGAAAGAtacattcattttatttctttttagtCTCACATCTACTCTTCAGATGGACCCTGAATCcagtttcttctttaacaCTAAAAGATGCTCAATCACCAAATGCCGACAATACGCATTTTCATCACTGGAACCTGTGTCGATCCCAGATCTATTATCACTTCAACAATAACCtgcttttaatatatttttttttctgattaCTGAATAAGCTGGATCTCCACGAGGGAtattcaataatttttcattgttgCTTCTCCTCGCAAAATTCACTGGGTTTACGGATGTATCATGGTGAAAGTGTTAAAGAACGGAGAAATTAAAGGGCCGCGGGTTTAGGTATCGACActatcgacgcgtcgctCAACGTCTCTTCGGAGAACATTCCAACGCGGACCATAAAAGAGCGCGCGCAACGTCCTGTGATGATACACCTCGCACCTCTATCAAGACAATAGGAGAGCTATCACTAAAAGCGTGATGGGCACCAAAGCGAAGGGTCCCGCGGTATTCTTGCATTGTTTGTGGAGTTTATTTGGATTTACCAGGGCCGTGATATTTATACATGAACAAATCGGGAAATGAATATTGCTTGATTTAGCGAATCAATAATTTGGTACTGCCTGATTCAGGAGTGCGGCGGTTCAACCAAGAAATTTCAGCGTGTTCGCATTGTTCAAAGTAAAAAGTTTGTTTATTTGCAATGTTTTCATGATCGGCTGTATGAATTTCAGGTGGATGTTTTGGGCGACTAATCGGCAAGATGATCTTTGCAGTAAGCTTTTTCCATTCATTAGGTTTCGATTCCGATTTCATTTTCGTAGTCTTCTGACAagcttctctttttttggttttcgGTGTTTCCCTCCAGCTTTTCATTTTGACTTAAtttgactttttttccctAAGTCAACATAGCACATTTTCGTTTTCTCGTTTTCATACTTTCCTACACTTCTGCTCTATTCACTTCTTCTCAAAGATTTGATATATTCCACCAACTAACAACAAACTACCAACACACCGACCAACTAAAAGTCAGTTCCATTCATTCGAATACACCGACTTCTATTCattcctttttcaaacGTCTAACTGAGCTGGATACTATTTTTAACAACGCGCTTTTCCCGGTTGCACAAACTTAAAAAGTTACACATCACTATTAGTACTGCAAGACACTTCTAGTCAGCCTTTAAACAAACACGATACCAGATGTTATTCAACAAACTAGCCCTTCCTTTGGTTGCAGCTGCCCAACTTGCAGCTGCTGATGAAGATTCAACCAGTACCATCACCATGACGACCACCTTTACACTTTTGACACCTGAGCAGAGTTCTGCTCTTGTTGCCAGTGCCGCCAGTGCTGCATCTGTTGCTTCAGCTTCTTCAGAAGCTTCGGTTGCAAGTGCTGCAAGTGCAGCTAGTGCAGCCTCTGCTTTTTCCGTTGCAAGTGCAGCCTCTGTTGCCAGTGAAGCATCTGCAGCATCTGCAGCATCCGCTTATTCTGCAGCAAGTGCAGCTAGTGTTGCTAGTGCAGCATCCGCAGCCTCAGCTGCAACGGTGTCTCTTCAACAGGCAAGAGGTCTTTTGGCAGTTGCTTACGTCAGAAATTCGACTTCTGCATACTACGCTTCGACTAACTCGAGCACGCCTGCTGTTGAATCCTCCACGCACTATCTCAACACCACGAGCTCCCACTTCTACAACACCACATCCACATCTGTGCACAAGACCAAGTCATCCAAGATTTCGACAACCTCGGAATTCTCGGAGagctcatcttcatcatcatcatcttctctCACCATTCCAGAGACAACATCCTCATCACAGTCCTCGTCGAGTTCTGCAGCTGCTGCATACGCTGCTGCATTAAACGGTGCGGGTCTTGGTGCTGCAGGTCTTGTTTTGGCCGCCATCCTATAATCGGCTCGAAAAGTTTCCTTGCAGGTAACAACTTGTGCCaagttattttttttccctcaaTCCAACTGCCGTTTGCACATTGCAGAGCTGTTTTGAACATGCCTGCCAGTGCTGACTATTTCACTCCTTTAAGGTACTCGTTATCGTTATTTGCTTTGCAATaagtcttttttttcccccctcCCACCCATTCTCGATGCTACGTTTTGATGGCGGGTATTTTTGCTTCGTTTACTTCTGATACTTCGGCTGCTGGGGATCTTGCTTCCCATCTCGCTAAGGAGATAATTCTTTGGGTTGCTTGAAGGTTTTTGTGTTGGAACTCCAGCAGTGTTGCAACGCGCTCGCTatcttactttttttatatttctaaCTTTTATGCTACTGCTTTATTGTGCTTCTTTCGTGTGTCTACTATTATCGTTGATATTCTACTATAACTGCTAATTACGTATGCGATGTAAGCCGTCATGTTACTCTGAAGGAGATTTCAAAACGTTACCTTGGTTATCTTAGATGGGCTGAATAAACCGGGTAGTGCGGACATATAATACAAAGCATGTGCGATTTTGTCGAGAAGAAGGCAGAATAATTGAAATGAGACAATgtgaaaaggaaacaatCATTCTGCCGTTTAAAGTGACCCGCAAGTACTGATGTGGACTCACCTGAAATTCGTTTTGCGTTCACAACCTTTTTAAATTTCAGCTTAACACTTCTCGCACCCCCTAAGTACAGTTAATACCGGAAATGGATGCCTAATTGGGAAAGACACACCCCCCcccccattttttttttttttttttaatttctttttaccCCCGGATCTTTTCTCGCATTATTTGTATCTTATGTATGTATCTATCTATTAATGTACAGTGCACTACTACTTTGCGGCCTCCGGCTGCCCAAGATCAATAACAGCGGTGTATATGGCATTTCTGGAGCCCTGAGGTGCCTTAATCCACCTTCCAAGTCTGTGCTCCTTGGAAAGAGCAGCGTATATTCGGATCTGTGAGTTCTTCTCGTCCTCGTAGTCATCTATCCTGTTAACAACACCTTTAGCGCCGGGCAACTCGGCGAGCAACGTGAACTGGCGGAGGCCCTCGGACAACTTCCAAACTTTGAGCGTTCCATTCCACGAGCCACTGACAAAAACATCAGAGTATGGCACCGCGTGGATGGTAGTGACCCAATAAGGATTCTGGGCGGGTATTTGCTGTGCAGCTTTAGCCTCATCCTTCTCGGCGGAGGCCTGCTGCGGGATTTCGCTCGGTTGCAACCCATGGGCCTGCCGCTGGATAAAGATGGGCTTCTTTTTGGCCAGCGACCACAAGGAAATATTGCCGTTATCAGAACCAGTGACGAAATGGCCATCGTCAATCATCGAAACGCAGTCGATGCTTCCCTCCACGTAGAATGGGTGGAAGCTGGAATCGCTCCTTGGTGCGGTTTGGCCCGCCTCCTGCATCTCGTGCCTCAACTTCTTGATCTCGCGCTGGAATTTCTCAATCGAGTCCCCCCCCCTGAACGTCAAACGTGTCTCATCTGGGATTTTCCAGAGCATGGCGGTGCGATCACGGCCTCCAACAGTCACACATCGCTCCTGTGAGAGTGCAGAGATGTCCTCCACGATGTCCTGGTGACCGTAAAGCGTCTCCAACTGAGCCTGCTGCCCGATGTTGTACGTTCTAACCTTCAAGTCCCCACAAGCAGCATATAGTTGCTCGGTATTCCGCCGGAACGCCAACCCGTACACCTCGCCGTTCCTCCTGCTTGTCAACATCGCCCGCTGGCACGCGAGATTCTCCCCGGACCACACAACAAGCCGCTTATCCTTTCCTCCGGTGACCACCCACTGTCCATTGGGGCTGACTGCCAACGCCAATATTTCGTCACTGTGCCCGTTTTGCGACGCATCCTTCTTGATCTCGGCAAACCTCGGCCCGCCACGCACATATTTCACCTTCCGCGGCTTCTTTCCGCTCTCCTTGATGTCCCATTTCGCCAATTCCATGTCCTTTGACACCGTGTACAAGTACGGATATCTAACCGCCAAACTCGTCAGCCCAACGGTCGCAACACGCCGTTTTGTCACCCGTGCACCCGCAATCTGCAACCGCCCGCCTATCTGCTTGTACACCGACCCCTTCTGCTCCGCCACATCCTTTTGCAATCGTGATTCTATGATCTCTCTGTCCAAATCCTTCGCATCGAACGAAAATTCGCCATTGCCGCCTTCTGCCGAGGCCCCCTGCCTCAAATCCTCAAGATACTGCTTGGCAAGTCTTCTCCGCTTATCTGCCGcactctctttctcttcctcctcctcctgcTGCACTCTGGCTGCCTGATCTTCGTCTGTTATCACATCTTCCTCATTTTCCTCCGATTCGTCTTCAAATATGTCTCCACCGACTTTGTCCACCTCTTCCTCCCCGCTGGACTCCGGCGCCACATCGGATGCAGCCCTGTTGCCTGCCCGCTGC includes the following:
- a CDS encoding uncharacterized protein (SECRETED:SignalP(1-19)) is translated as MLFNKLALPLVAAAQLAAADEDSTSTITMTTTFTLLTPEQSSALVASAASAASVASASSEASVASAASAASAASAFSVASAASVASEASAASAASAYSAASAASVASAASAASAATVSLQQARGLLAVAYVRNSTSAYYASTNSSTPAVESSTHYLNTTSSHFYNTTSTSVHKTKSSKISTTSEFSESSSSSSSSSLTIPETTSSSQSSSSSAAAAYAAALNGAGLGAAGLVLAAIL